From Alcaligenes faecalis, the proteins below share one genomic window:
- the mdcA gene encoding malonate decarboxylase subunit alpha: MTDSNWNLKNQARQQRLQRASRALGDSLQGKICSTDKASTLLEAVLQVGDRVCLEGNNQKQADFLADALVGVDPAQIHDLHMVQSVLALPQHLDVFEKGIANRLDFSFSGPQGARLARLASAGRLNIGAIHTYLELFARYFVDLTPNVALIAAQAADEQGNLYTGPNTEDTPAIVEATAFSGGIVIAQVNELVDSQTTRLPRVDIPADWVNFVVPAPRPHFIEPLFTRDPAQISEIQVLMAMMAIKGIYAEYGVQRLNHGIGFDTAAIELLLPTYGESLGLKGKICQHWALNPHPALIPAIEAGWVQSVHSFGSELGMENYLRARSDVFFTGPDGSMRSNRAFCQAAGHYACDLFIGSTLQIDLHGNSSTATLGRIAGFGGAPNMGADARGRRHASPAWLKAGQEARQGRQGAAGTPRGQKLVVQIVETFREHMTPAFVDTLDAWTLQEQTGMDLPPIMVYGDDVTHILTEEGIANLLLCRTDEEREQAIRGVAGYTQVGLGRDARMVENLRDRGIIRRPQDLGIDPRQATRNLLAARSMRDLVQASGGLYQPPARFRNW; encoded by the coding sequence ATGACGGACAGCAACTGGAATCTTAAGAATCAAGCCCGCCAGCAAAGACTGCAACGTGCCAGCCGCGCACTGGGAGACTCTTTGCAAGGCAAAATATGCAGCACGGATAAAGCCAGCACCTTGCTGGAAGCCGTATTACAAGTAGGAGATCGAGTATGTCTGGAAGGCAACAACCAGAAGCAGGCCGACTTTCTGGCCGATGCACTGGTAGGAGTCGACCCAGCGCAGATTCATGACCTGCACATGGTGCAATCCGTGCTGGCTTTGCCCCAGCATCTGGATGTATTTGAAAAAGGCATTGCCAATCGCCTGGACTTCAGCTTTTCCGGCCCGCAAGGTGCGCGCCTGGCCAGGCTGGCCTCGGCAGGACGGCTGAACATCGGTGCCATTCATACCTATCTGGAGTTGTTTGCCCGTTACTTTGTAGACTTGACCCCGAATGTCGCGCTCATCGCGGCCCAGGCCGCCGATGAGCAGGGCAATCTGTACACCGGCCCCAATACCGAGGACACCCCGGCCATTGTGGAAGCCACCGCGTTTTCGGGCGGCATTGTCATCGCCCAGGTCAACGAGCTGGTCGATAGCCAGACCACCCGCCTGCCGCGCGTGGACATTCCCGCCGACTGGGTGAACTTCGTGGTGCCCGCTCCACGCCCGCACTTTATTGAACCGCTGTTTACCCGCGACCCCGCTCAGATCAGCGAAATACAGGTCCTGATGGCCATGATGGCCATCAAGGGTATCTACGCGGAATACGGCGTGCAACGCCTGAACCACGGCATCGGTTTTGACACCGCCGCCATCGAATTGCTGCTGCCCACTTACGGGGAGTCGCTGGGCCTGAAAGGCAAGATTTGCCAACACTGGGCCCTGAATCCTCACCCTGCCCTGATCCCGGCCATTGAAGCCGGTTGGGTGCAGTCGGTGCATTCCTTCGGCTCCGAGCTGGGCATGGAAAACTATCTGCGCGCTCGCTCCGATGTGTTCTTCACCGGGCCAGATGGCAGCATGCGCAGCAACCGCGCTTTCTGCCAGGCCGCGGGCCACTATGCCTGCGATCTGTTCATTGGCTCCACCTTGCAGATCGACCTGCATGGTAATAGCTCCACCGCCACGCTGGGCCGTATTGCCGGTTTTGGGGGCGCACCGAATATGGGCGCGGATGCACGCGGTCGTCGCCATGCCAGCCCCGCTTGGTTGAAAGCCGGGCAAGAGGCTCGTCAAGGACGCCAGGGCGCAGCCGGTACGCCGCGTGGCCAGAAGCTGGTGGTACAGATTGTGGAAACCTTTCGCGAGCACATGACCCCCGCTTTTGTGGACACCCTGGATGCCTGGACCCTGCAAGAACAGACCGGCATGGATCTGCCTCCCATCATGGTGTATGGCGACGATGTCACCCACATCCTGACTGAAGAAGGCATTGCCAATCTCTTGCTATGCCGTACCGACGAAGAACGCGAGCAGGCCATACGCGGCGTTGCCGGCTACACGCAAGTGGGCCTGGGCCGAGATGCGCGCATGGTCGAGAACCTGCGCGATCGCGGCATCATCCGTCGCCCCCAGGATCTGGGCATAGACCCTCGTCAGGCCACACGCAATCTATTGGCCGCACGCAGCATGCGGGATCTGGTTCAAGCCTCCGGTGGGCTGTATCAACCCCCGGCACGCTTCCGTAACTGGTAA
- a CDS encoding amidase translates to MSVNDFATRNTTSSQEAAEAAIARYEQTEELIQAFAHLDKEQVRRVAQEQENNTGPLKGLVIGIKDLINTADAPTTYGSPIYRDNRPTQDAAIVQALCAAGAVPFGKTVTTEFALFSPPKTCNPWNLEHTPGGSSSGSAAAVAANVVPVALGTQTAGSVVRPATFCGIYGFKPSFGALPSSGLKTISPSLDTVGILGQRLDDVRRVFNALRSTPEVSQVLLQAPLRLSFLHTPWWEDIAKDLRDRLEASISLLETDDGQFEVQLSDKDSLFGELTHAQQAVMGAEVLIHLSHERQQHLELLSPALQTYLDKCAQTQPAELIQAQGLINQVKRHPELIFGDADLILSAAALGEAPTRDTTGDPVLCRAWTALGIPCINLPIGFGNHGLPLGLQVAARPGQDDLLLEAAARIAHRLGTLTIALPELRS, encoded by the coding sequence ATGTCTGTGAATGATTTCGCTACCCGAAACACGACATCCAGCCAGGAGGCGGCTGAAGCGGCGATTGCCCGCTACGAGCAAACCGAGGAGCTGATTCAGGCCTTTGCCCATCTGGACAAGGAGCAGGTACGGCGTGTCGCCCAGGAGCAGGAGAACAACACCGGCCCCTTGAAGGGGCTAGTCATCGGCATCAAGGATTTGATCAATACGGCGGACGCTCCGACCACCTATGGTTCGCCTATTTATCGTGATAACCGCCCCACTCAGGACGCCGCCATTGTGCAGGCCCTGTGTGCGGCCGGTGCCGTGCCATTTGGCAAAACCGTTACCACGGAATTTGCCTTATTCAGCCCGCCCAAGACCTGCAACCCTTGGAATCTGGAGCACACACCAGGCGGGTCCTCGTCCGGCTCGGCCGCCGCGGTGGCCGCCAATGTGGTGCCGGTGGCCTTGGGCACCCAGACAGCGGGGTCCGTGGTACGCCCTGCCACCTTCTGCGGGATTTATGGCTTCAAACCCAGCTTCGGCGCCCTGCCCAGCAGCGGCTTGAAAACCATCAGCCCCTCTTTGGATACCGTGGGAATTCTTGGCCAACGCCTGGACGATGTGCGCCGCGTTTTCAATGCACTGCGCAGCACGCCAGAAGTATCGCAAGTCCTGCTGCAAGCCCCTTTGCGCCTGAGCTTTTTGCACACGCCCTGGTGGGAGGATATTGCCAAGGATCTGCGTGACCGGCTGGAAGCGAGCATCAGCCTCCTGGAAACGGATGACGGCCAGTTTGAAGTTCAGCTTAGTGACAAGGACAGCCTGTTTGGCGAACTGACCCACGCGCAGCAAGCCGTCATGGGGGCTGAAGTGCTAATCCATTTAAGCCATGAACGCCAACAACACCTGGAGCTGCTCTCGCCTGCTTTGCAGACCTATCTGGACAAGTGCGCGCAGACCCAGCCCGCCGAACTGATCCAGGCCCAAGGTCTGATCAATCAGGTCAAGCGCCATCCCGAGCTGATCTTCGGCGACGCGGACCTGATCCTGAGCGCCGCCGCCTTGGGCGAGGCCCCCACACGCGACACCACCGGCGATCCGGTGCTGTGTCGTGCCTGGACGGCGCTGGGCATTCCATGCATCAACCTGCCCATCGGCTTTGGCAATCACGGGCTTCCTTTGGGACTGCAAGTGGCCGCCCGCCCCGGGCAGGACGATCTGCTGCTGGAAGCGGCCGCCCGTATTGCCCATCGCCTGGGCACATTAACTATCGCGTTGCCTGAACTCCGATCCTGA
- a CDS encoding short-chain fatty acid transporter, with translation MNTTATIAAKPRPNLLTRFTNICVRYVEKWMPDPYLFAVILSLLVVGLITLFVDGATPGGMVDAWYRGVWGPKSIFTFALQMVLILVTGYTLAEAPPLKRAIIWLASRARTQVEGALLCFAVGSIFCLLNWGLGLVAGALVARQVARRLPNVHFGYLIASGYMGYLLWTQGLSSSIALANTDPNSPINVIHQLTSMTVPFSLTIFQPYSWIPVVALIILLFLTIWRMEPDYALPPDPAVFADIEKDLPKTKPSTPAEKLENLWILNVLFFAAGMYYFVRSGFALNISSMIMLFTVTGALLHWTPIRFIKSFVESAKTAGPLILQYPLYGGIMGLLAYIPMEGGHALEEILSSALVTGANEYTLPFLTFIASIIISLFVPSGGGHWGVQGPIAVQSALAIGQDSPAYLGLMSMAVAFGEAVANMIQPFWLLPVLAIARLNVRQVMGFTVVAFLIGTVILTIAILIAPFTL, from the coding sequence ATGAACACCACTGCTACCATCGCGGCCAAACCCAGGCCAAACTTGCTGACCCGCTTTACCAATATCTGCGTGCGTTACGTAGAAAAGTGGATGCCGGACCCGTATCTGTTCGCCGTCATCCTGAGCTTGCTGGTTGTAGGACTGATTACCCTGTTTGTTGATGGCGCCACCCCCGGAGGAATGGTGGACGCCTGGTATCGCGGGGTATGGGGACCCAAAAGCATTTTCACCTTTGCCCTGCAAATGGTGTTGATTCTGGTGACGGGCTACACCCTGGCCGAAGCACCACCCTTGAAACGCGCCATCATCTGGTTGGCTTCCCGTGCCCGCACCCAGGTTGAAGGAGCCCTGCTGTGCTTTGCCGTGGGCTCGATCTTTTGCCTGTTGAACTGGGGCCTGGGTCTAGTGGCTGGTGCCCTGGTCGCGCGCCAGGTTGCCCGCCGTCTGCCCAATGTGCACTTTGGTTATCTGATTGCCTCGGGCTATATGGGCTACCTGCTCTGGACTCAAGGTCTGTCCAGCTCGATTGCCCTGGCCAATACCGACCCCAACAGCCCCATCAACGTCATCCATCAACTGACCAGCATGACGGTGCCTTTCAGCCTGACCATTTTTCAGCCCTATAGCTGGATTCCGGTTGTGGCTCTGATCATCCTGCTGTTTCTGACGATCTGGCGCATGGAGCCGGACTACGCCTTGCCGCCCGACCCGGCCGTCTTTGCGGACATTGAGAAAGACCTGCCCAAAACCAAGCCCAGCACTCCGGCCGAAAAGCTGGAAAACCTGTGGATTCTGAACGTGCTGTTCTTTGCCGCGGGTATGTACTACTTCGTGCGCAGCGGTTTTGCGCTGAACATCTCATCCATGATCATGCTGTTTACCGTCACCGGTGCCCTGCTGCACTGGACGCCTATCCGCTTTATCAAGTCCTTTGTCGAGTCCGCCAAAACGGCAGGCCCGCTGATTCTGCAGTACCCGCTGTACGGCGGCATCATGGGCTTGCTGGCCTATATCCCCATGGAAGGCGGCCACGCGCTGGAAGAAATTCTGTCCTCCGCGCTGGTGACCGGGGCCAATGAATACACCCTGCCCTTCCTGACCTTTATTGCCTCCATCATCATCTCGCTGTTTGTGCCTTCCGGTGGCGGACACTGGGGTGTGCAAGGCCCCATCGCCGTGCAGTCGGCCCTGGCCATTGGTCAGGACAGCCCCGCCTATCTGGGCCTGATGTCCATGGCCGTGGCTTTTGGTGAAGCGGTGGCCAATATGATCCAGCCCTTCTGGCTCCTGCCTGTTCTGGCCATTGCGCGCCTGAATGTACGACAGGTCATGGGCTTTACCGTCGTGGCCTTTCTGATTGGCACCGTCATTTTGACGATTGCTATTCTTATCGCACCCTTCACGCTCTAA
- a CDS encoding IclR family transcriptional regulator: MNTPETVEPQDQAGPRTLQRGLLVLKTLQNHQGKGLSVTDLSRATQLQRPTIYRLLAALIDHGLVQNSSHSRRYSATRQDQGLFGLDPRVTIMQPIMQELAQLTGDAVFLVGRDGDDSVSLWREIGPYPVQILATYVGKRQPLGVGSGGMAYLATLGDEAIEQIIERNANQLDQYGGMTQREMRQLVTNTRIRGYSVVGNYAVRGALGVGCALCDHKGRPILAMSVTAITERMPAPRQKEIAGLLREALDSVADKF; the protein is encoded by the coding sequence ATGAACACTCCCGAGACCGTAGAACCGCAGGATCAGGCCGGGCCGCGTACCTTGCAACGCGGCCTGCTGGTGCTCAAGACTTTGCAGAATCATCAAGGCAAAGGGCTGAGCGTCACTGACCTGTCGCGCGCCACGCAACTGCAACGCCCCACCATCTACCGGCTGCTGGCCGCCCTGATCGATCACGGTCTGGTCCAGAACAGCAGCCATAGCCGTCGCTACAGCGCCACGCGCCAGGATCAGGGCCTGTTTGGGCTGGACCCGCGCGTCACCATCATGCAGCCCATCATGCAGGAGCTGGCCCAGCTTACCGGCGATGCGGTCTTTCTGGTGGGCCGCGATGGCGACGACTCCGTCAGCCTGTGGCGCGAAATCGGCCCCTACCCAGTACAGATTCTGGCTACTTATGTGGGCAAGCGTCAGCCTTTAGGCGTGGGTTCCGGTGGCATGGCCTATCTGGCGACCTTGGGCGATGAGGCCATCGAACAGATTATCGAGCGCAATGCCAATCAGCTGGACCAGTACGGCGGCATGACCCAACGCGAGATGCGTCAGCTGGTCACCAATACCCGCATTCGTGGCTACTCGGTTGTAGGTAATTACGCTGTGCGCGGTGCCTTGGGTGTGGGCTGCGCTCTGTGTGACCACAAAGGCCGCCCCATTCTGGCCATGAGTGTCACAGCTATTACCGAACGCATGCCTGCGCCGCGTCAAAAAGAGATTGCCGGTCTACTGCGCGAGGCCCTGGATTCAGTGGCGGACAAGTTTTAG
- a CDS encoding RNA methyltransferase — protein sequence MTQTQASAFDDNFHRVRFIMVQPSHPGNVGAAARAIKTMGFGDLCLVDPLDPDVAQNPQAISLASGAVDVLEQATIVPTLAHALEPVTLAFALTARPRYLGPPAADIRQTAELSREHLRQHAGTVAIVLGTERVGLTNEHISQCQYVCHIPANPEYSSLNVAQALQLAAWELRYALLAESGASLLPNTEGKADPGKELAPQAKVQALLQHWEQAIESVKFLDPKHPKKLVPRMQHLFGRAQLSLDEVDMLRGLCTAMIKTAKTAGHPIPEQRKDESAGPEQR from the coding sequence ATGACTCAGACGCAAGCATCGGCATTTGATGATAATTTTCACCGGGTTCGCTTCATTATGGTGCAACCCAGCCACCCTGGAAACGTGGGCGCAGCAGCGCGAGCGATCAAAACCATGGGCTTTGGCGATTTATGTCTGGTCGACCCGCTAGACCCGGACGTTGCACAAAACCCTCAGGCAATCTCGCTGGCCAGCGGTGCCGTGGACGTTTTGGAGCAAGCAACAATTGTTCCCACCCTGGCGCATGCGCTGGAACCCGTCACCCTGGCTTTTGCTCTGACGGCCCGCCCTCGCTACCTGGGACCACCGGCTGCTGATATACGCCAGACAGCCGAACTGAGCCGTGAGCATCTGCGCCAGCACGCCGGAACCGTCGCCATTGTGCTGGGTACTGAGCGCGTCGGACTGACCAACGAGCACATCAGTCAGTGCCAGTACGTCTGCCATATTCCGGCCAATCCTGAATACAGCTCCCTGAATGTCGCCCAGGCTTTGCAACTGGCCGCCTGGGAATTGCGCTACGCCCTGCTGGCTGAAAGTGGTGCCAGCCTGCTGCCCAATACGGAGGGCAAGGCAGACCCCGGCAAGGAGCTGGCGCCTCAAGCCAAGGTGCAAGCCTTGCTGCAACACTGGGAACAGGCCATTGAAAGCGTCAAATTCCTGGACCCCAAGCACCCCAAAAAACTGGTGCCCCGCATGCAGCACCTGTTCGGGCGCGCCCAGCTGAGTCTGGACGAAGTGGATATGTTGCGCGGCCTGTGTACCGCCATGATCAAGACCGCGAAAACAGCGGGCCACCCCATCCCCGAACAGCGCAAAGACGAATCGGCTGGCCCGGAACAGCGCTAA
- a CDS encoding inositol monophosphatase family protein: MHPMLNTAIKAARRAGTIISRASLDLQHLSVARKGPKDYVTEVDRAAEEAIIEVLSEAYPDHGFIGEETGERPPLEPAGEGTPEYQWVIDPLDGTTNFIHGFPCYAISIALMHRGQAAHAVIYDTNRNEMFTASRGGGAFLNDRRIRVSGQTRYHDALIGAHVPDSGAGVKSTSPFADMLAECAAVRRVGATVLDLAYVAAGRLDGFCAVNLKPWDLAAGTLLVTEAGGLVGDFEGEQTWKETGNVIAASPKIFIQMLSHLQD, encoded by the coding sequence ATGCACCCGATGCTCAATACCGCCATCAAGGCGGCTCGCCGTGCCGGCACCATTATCTCTCGCGCCAGTCTAGACCTCCAGCACCTGTCGGTTGCGCGTAAAGGCCCTAAAGATTATGTCACGGAAGTGGATCGCGCAGCAGAGGAAGCCATCATTGAAGTGTTGAGCGAAGCCTACCCCGATCACGGCTTTATCGGAGAGGAAACGGGCGAGCGTCCACCGCTGGAACCCGCAGGCGAAGGCACTCCTGAATACCAGTGGGTCATTGATCCGCTGGATGGCACCACCAACTTTATCCACGGCTTTCCGTGCTACGCGATTTCGATTGCCCTGATGCACCGTGGCCAGGCTGCCCATGCCGTTATTTACGACACCAACCGCAATGAAATGTTCACGGCCAGCCGTGGCGGTGGTGCCTTCCTGAACGACCGCCGTATTCGTGTGTCGGGCCAGACTCGTTACCACGATGCCTTGATCGGTGCGCACGTGCCGGATTCGGGTGCAGGCGTGAAATCCACCTCCCCATTTGCCGATATGCTGGCCGAATGTGCGGCCGTGCGTCGCGTGGGTGCAACGGTTTTGGATTTGGCTTACGTGGCCGCTGGTCGTCTGGATGGTTTCTGCGCCGTCAACCTGAAACCCTGGGATCTGGCTGCCGGCACTTTGCTGGTGACAGAAGCCGGTGGTCTGGTGGGCGACTTTGAAGGCGAGCAAACCTGGAAAGAAACCGGCAACGTGATTGCCGCCAGCCCGAAGATCTTTATTCAGATGTTGTCGCACCTGCAAGATTAA
- a CDS encoding TerC family protein, whose translation MEWLMDPTAWVGLLTLVVLEIVLGIDNLVFIAILVDKLPPAQRDRARVLGLSLALLMRLGLLTVMSHLVQLTDPLISIFSLDFSGRDLIMIVGGFFLLFKGTLELHERIENRSAHASGSRMYASFWVIVAQIVVLDAVFSIDAVITAVGMVEHLPIMMAAVVIAIGIMLVASKPLTAYINSRPTVVILCLGFLLMIGFSLLVEGFGVHVPKGYLYAAISFSILIEMFNQLARRKLRMLQAGRPMRERTAEAVLRMLGKRPASGEAAIGPDLPGASAQMVFGQEERNMVSGVLTLSERTVHSVMTPRNAITWVNIQDSAEVLREKMTQEPHSMVPVCRGSLDEVIGIGRSKELLADLLIHGHIRVDQLRQPVFVYESIGILDLMETIKQSRGQLVMVTDEFGTIEGLVTPLDIFEAIAGDFPSEDETPDIVQESQDHWLLDGSTDLHHLEQMLGVDGLVDEDEEYATLAGYLLTRFGQLPKVGDVCVLEQSDAVYRFKVEELEGRRISQVSLERAPYDDEQIDPFLAS comes from the coding sequence ATGGAGTGGTTGATGGACCCGACCGCCTGGGTTGGGTTACTCACACTGGTAGTTCTGGAAATTGTGCTGGGCATCGATAATCTGGTGTTCATTGCAATTTTGGTCGACAAGCTGCCTCCGGCGCAGCGCGACCGGGCTCGTGTGCTGGGCCTGTCACTGGCCTTGCTGATGCGCCTTGGCTTGCTCACGGTCATGTCCCATCTGGTGCAGTTGACCGATCCCTTGATCTCCATATTTAGTCTGGATTTTTCAGGCCGTGATCTGATCATGATCGTGGGTGGTTTTTTCCTGCTGTTCAAGGGCACACTGGAGCTGCACGAACGTATTGAGAACCGCAGTGCTCATGCCTCCGGCTCGCGCATGTATGCCAGCTTCTGGGTGATCGTGGCGCAGATTGTGGTCCTGGATGCCGTGTTCTCCATCGATGCGGTCATTACCGCGGTGGGCATGGTCGAGCATCTGCCCATCATGATGGCGGCGGTGGTCATTGCCATTGGCATCATGCTGGTGGCCTCCAAGCCGTTGACTGCCTATATCAACAGCCGGCCTACGGTAGTGATCCTGTGCCTGGGCTTTTTGTTGATGATTGGCTTCTCCTTGCTGGTCGAAGGCTTTGGTGTACATGTACCCAAGGGTTACCTGTATGCGGCCATTTCTTTCTCCATCCTGATCGAGATGTTCAACCAGCTGGCGCGTCGCAAGTTGCGCATGTTGCAGGCGGGCCGGCCCATGCGTGAGCGTACGGCCGAGGCCGTGCTGCGCATGTTGGGCAAGCGTCCTGCCTCGGGAGAGGCTGCCATCGGGCCGGATCTGCCCGGCGCATCGGCGCAAATGGTGTTTGGTCAGGAAGAGCGCAATATGGTCAGCGGTGTGCTGACTTTGTCCGAGCGTACCGTGCATTCGGTGATGACGCCGCGCAATGCCATTACCTGGGTGAATATTCAGGACTCTGCGGAAGTGCTGCGCGAAAAAATGACGCAGGAACCTCATAGCATGGTGCCGGTCTGTCGCGGTTCGCTCGATGAGGTTATTGGCATTGGTCGAAGCAAAGAGTTACTGGCAGACCTGCTGATTCATGGTCATATCCGTGTGGACCAATTGCGTCAGCCGGTCTTTGTGTATGAGTCCATCGGGATTTTGGATCTGATGGAAACCATCAAGCAAAGCCGCGGTCAGTTGGTCATGGTGACGGACGAGTTCGGCACCATTGAAGGGCTGGTGACGCCTTTGGATATTTTCGAGGCGATTGCGGGCGACTTTCCCAGCGAGGACGAGACACCCGATATTGTTCAGGAATCTCAAGACCATTGGCTGTTGGATGGTTCGACGGACTTGCACCATCTTGAACAGATGCTGGGTGTGGATGGTTTGGTCGATGAGGACGAAGAATATGCAACGTTGGCGGGCTATCTTCTGACGCGTTTCGGACAGTTGCCCAAGGTGGGGGATGTGTGTGTTCTTGAGCAGAGCGATGCGGTATATCGCTTCAAGGTGGAAGAACTGGAAGGGCGTCGTATTTCCCAGGTCAGTCTGGAACGTGCGCCCTATGATGATGAACAAATCGATCCCTTCCTGGCGTCTTAA
- a CDS encoding undecaprenyl-diphosphate phosphatase produces MTEQTIYLLKALFLGIVEGITEFIPVSSTAHLLILGSWIDFSSGDAKVFEVVIQFGSILAVVWIFRARLIQLIMGTLRGDRTEMMFTRNLLIAFLPAAVIGALTIQYVKALFHHQIVFVFTLVLGGLLMLWVERKPQYAKHTADSDQGETATSQKATAFALEEITWKQALVVGFAQCVAMVPGTSRSGATIIGGMLAGIQRKTATEFSFFLAMPTMLAATVYDLYRNGASLSSDQSTAIIVGFVAAFFSALFLVKAVLRFVSSRTYRPFAWYRIALGGVLFVWLMT; encoded by the coding sequence ATGACCGAGCAAACCATTTATTTGTTGAAGGCCCTGTTCCTGGGGATTGTCGAAGGTATTACGGAGTTTATTCCTGTCTCCAGTACGGCACATTTGCTGATTCTTGGGTCGTGGATCGATTTTTCCTCGGGCGATGCCAAGGTGTTCGAGGTCGTGATTCAGTTCGGTTCGATTCTGGCCGTGGTCTGGATTTTCCGTGCCCGTCTGATTCAGCTGATCATGGGAACCTTGCGCGGTGACCGTACCGAGATGATGTTCACGCGCAATTTGCTGATCGCCTTTTTGCCCGCTGCTGTCATTGGTGCCTTGACGATTCAGTATGTGAAAGCCTTGTTTCATCACCAGATTGTGTTTGTGTTCACGCTGGTGTTGGGGGGGCTGTTGATGTTGTGGGTAGAGCGCAAGCCACAGTATGCGAAGCACACGGCAGATAGCGACCAGGGTGAAACCGCCACTTCGCAAAAGGCTACGGCCTTTGCTTTGGAGGAGATTACCTGGAAGCAGGCATTGGTCGTGGGTTTTGCCCAGTGCGTGGCCATGGTGCCCGGCACCTCACGTTCAGGGGCGACAATTATTGGCGGCATGCTGGCCGGTATTCAGCGCAAGACGGCCACGGAGTTTTCTTTCTTTCTGGCCATGCCCACCATGCTGGCCGCCACGGTTTATGACCTGTATCGCAACGGTGCGTCCTTAAGCTCTGATCAGAGTACCGCAATTATTGTGGGTTTTGTCGCTGCCTTTTTTAGCGCACTGTTCCTGGTGAAGGCCGTGCTGCGCTTTGTGTCCAGCCGCACCTATCGTCCTTTTGCCTGGTATCGGATTGCCTTGGGTGGAGTACTGTTTGTGTGGTTGATGACTTAG
- a CDS encoding UDP-2,3-diacylglucosamine diphosphatase, whose translation MSNKLTLTGNIWIAADLHLGPDNPDTVQDFLQFLHSAQHQVNALILGGDIFNAWIGDDQIAHPAPWLAQVSEALRTFAQQHPLYLMRGNRDFLLGNTYARHVHATLLPDQVILDTSAGLILMSHGDEYCLDDLAYQRFRYWVRKPWLQKLYLACPLSLRQRIADSARAGSQRGKQYKSKEIMDVQPAAIVAACEAHAVHAMVHGHTHRPAVHDIPGFEPVRRWVLPDWESDSSEGERRGGYISIEGVQLCLHQWGQEDQCQTLGPQQV comes from the coding sequence TTGTCGAATAAGCTCACGCTTACGGGCAACATCTGGATTGCCGCGGACCTGCATCTGGGTCCGGACAATCCAGACACCGTCCAGGATTTCCTGCAGTTTCTGCATTCCGCCCAGCATCAAGTTAATGCCTTGATTCTGGGCGGTGATATTTTCAATGCCTGGATTGGTGACGATCAAATTGCCCACCCTGCCCCCTGGCTTGCTCAAGTCAGTGAGGCGCTGCGCACGTTTGCGCAGCAGCATCCGCTTTATCTGATGCGCGGCAATCGCGACTTTCTGCTGGGCAACACCTACGCCCGCCATGTCCACGCCACGCTATTGCCGGATCAAGTCATCTTGGACACCTCGGCCGGTTTGATTCTGATGTCACACGGCGATGAGTATTGTCTGGACGATCTGGCCTATCAACGCTTTCGCTATTGGGTACGCAAACCCTGGCTGCAAAAGCTGTACCTGGCCTGTCCGTTAAGTCTTCGCCAGCGCATTGCCGACTCTGCCCGTGCGGGTAGCCAGCGCGGCAAGCAATACAAATCCAAAGAGATCATGGATGTGCAGCCTGCGGCCATTGTGGCGGCCTGCGAGGCACACGCTGTGCACGCCATGGTACATGGCCACACACATAGACCCGCCGTGCATGACATTCCCGGCTTCGAACCGGTACGCCGATGGGTACTACCGGATTGGGAGTCTGACTCCTCAGAAGGAGAACGGCGTGGCGGTTATATCAGTATTGAAGGTGTACAGCTCTGTCTGCACCAGTGGGGGCAAGAGGATCAGTGTCAGACACTGGGACCTCAGCAAGTTTGA
- a CDS encoding peptidylprolyl isomerase — translation MSTSPRVQLQTNQGTILIELNAEKAPNTVANFVDYVSSGFYDGTVFHRVINNFMIQGGGFEADMKQKATNAPVKNEADNGLKNDKYTLAMARTSDPHSATAQFFINVADNDFLNFTAPTANGWGYAVFGRVIEGMDVVDKIKTVRTGNKGFHQDVPVEDVVLEKATLVE, via the coding sequence ATGAGCACCTCTCCACGCGTCCAACTGCAGACGAACCAGGGCACCATCCTGATCGAACTGAACGCAGAAAAAGCCCCCAACACCGTAGCCAACTTTGTGGACTACGTGTCCAGCGGTTTTTACGACGGCACCGTGTTTCACCGTGTGATCAACAACTTCATGATCCAGGGCGGCGGCTTTGAGGCCGACATGAAGCAAAAAGCGACCAACGCTCCTGTCAAGAACGAAGCCGACAACGGTTTGAAGAACGACAAGTACACCCTGGCCATGGCTCGCACGTCCGACCCGCACTCGGCTACCGCTCAGTTCTTCATCAACGTGGCTGACAACGACTTCCTGAACTTCACCGCTCCTACCGCCAATGGCTGGGGCTACGCCGTATTTGGCCGCGTGATCGAAGGCATGGACGTGGTCGACAAGATCAAGACCGTGCGCACCGGCAACAAGGGCTTCCACCAAGACGTGCCCGTTGAGGACGTCGTTCTGGAAAAAGCCACGCTTGTCGAATAA